AGCGACGGGCAGCTGGTGGTGCGGTTGTCCACCCCACGGCGGGGCGACTACTACGCCCCCGAACCGGGCCAGGACTTCACCCTGTCCGGGCGGATCGCCGCCGCGGACGGCGGCGACAGCACCCTCGCCCTGCGGGGGTGCGGGCCGGGCTGCTTCGTCGCACCGGCCGCCTGGCAGGGCGGGGACAACCTGCTCACCCTCGTCGCCGCGGCAGCGGGCTGGCAGGGTGGCACGGTCAGCCTGCTCGTGCCCTGGCCGACCACACCGGGCGGCGCCGACCTGGCCCGCGCCGTGGCCGCGACCCGCGCCGAAACCGATCTGACGGTCTACGAGTCGGTGACCAGCGACACCACCACCGCTGCGCCCGAGCCGCAGCGACTCGACCTGCCCGCTGACTTCTTCCTGGCGCAGGAACCGTACGCCGATGGCACCGCCCCGCTGGCCGTCCGGTTGCCGCACCAGGATGGGACCGTGCGGTTGGCGCTCGGCTACCCGGCCGCCGGGATGAATGTGCTGCTGACCCTCGACGCCGCCGGCCGGATCAGCGAGGAAACCCTCACCGACACCAAACATCTCGTCACCCGCAGATTCCTCTACCCCGAGTCCGGCGGGCAATGAGCGGGCGATGGGGCAGCGGTCACGGTGGCGCCGCCCCCAGCGACACCGTGACCCGGTCGTGCCCTTCACCGCGTCGACCTCGACACCGGGTCAGTAACATCATGGCTGTGAAAGCGCTGGGTACACCGACGATGCAGCACCTGCTGCGGGTGGCCGCTGTCGTCGCGGTGCTGTTCAGTGTCCTGCTCATGCATTCCTCCCCCCTGCTCGACCACTCGGGCACGCCCCCCACCGCATCGGGGCATCATTCCGGTGCGCCCGCACATGCGCCCGCACATGCGCACGACGGCGCCGCCGCGCTGATGGACCTCGGCGCTCCCGTCGTACTGGCCGGAACAGGGTGTGAGGGGACCAGTTGCAGCGCCCACACGGGCCTGCATCTGTGCATGTCGGTGATGACGATCGCCGCGGCGCTGGTCCTGGCCCGCTGGTACGCCACCGCCACCACCGGGCAGACCGCGGTCCCCGGTCTGCGGGCCCTGCTGCGTCACTGCGCCGGCCGGGCGCCGCCGTGGACGACTCCCACCCTCGCGCAGCTGTCGGTGTTGCGGGTGTGACAGGTGACCCACATTCAGGTGGGTCACCTGCGCAGACGTCTCTCATGCACGCCTGCTTCACCTTTCACAACACCGACCTTTCGAGGAGTCCTATCCATGTGGTCACCCCGTTCCACTCGTGCCCGTTTCGCCCTGTCCGCCGCAGCCGTGTCCGGAGTCCTGGTGCTCGCCGGCTGTAGCGACAACAGCGGCGGCGGCCACGACATGAGTCAAATGTCGAACAACGCCGCGAGCACCACGTCGAGCTCGTCCACCACCACGGGTGCGGTCGCCGCCTTCAATGACGCCGACGTGATGTTCCTGCAAATGATGTATCCCCACCACGCGCAGGCCGTCGAGATGGCGAACATGGTCGAGGGCCGCACCACCAATCCGCAGGTACTCGACCTCGCCAAAAAAATTGCCGCAGCCCAAGGACCCGAAATGGAGCAGATGACCGCCCTGCTCGCGCAGCGGGGCCTGACGGTTCCCTCCACCGACGCCAGCGGCGGCATGAGTGGGATGAACCACGGCGGCCCGAGCGGCGCGGCCGAGGACGGCATGAGCGGGATGAGCGGGATGATGACACCGGAGCAGATGACCGATCTGGCCGGTAAGAGCGGCGCCGACTTCGACACCGCCTGGCTGAACATGATGATCGAACACCACACCGGTGCGATCGAGATGGCTCAGACGGAGCTGGCCGACGGAGAAAACGCCGAGGCTAAGAAGATGGCTACCGACATCATCGCCGCCCAGCAGGCGGAGATCACCACCATGCAGGCACTGCTGCAACAGAACTAACCCGATGAGGGTGGGACCGCGGCCCTTCCCGGTCCCACCCTCCTCCCCTACGCACGCACAGCGTGCACCCCACCCTTTTCTCGGCCCCCGCTTCGCTGCCGCCTCGCCGGTATGGAGGAACCCCATGAACACTCGCCCGCCACGTCGGATCCCGGTCCTGCTCGCCCTGGCGATCCTGATCGCAGTCCTGGCCGCCTGCGCCCCGTCCGGAACCGGATCATCCTCGCCGAGCGGCGACGCGAATCCGGCCGCCCCACCAGCCCCCACGATCACCATCGACCCCGCCGATGGAGCCGACACCGTCAACCCCGCCGACCCGGTGTCGGTCGACGCCACCGGTGGGACCCTCGAATCGGTCACGATGACCAACAACGAAGGCAGAGTCATCGAGGGCATCTTCACCCCCGACCGCATCGCCTGGAAACCTGGAATCCCCCTGGGATACGGCAAGACCTACACCATCACCGCCGCCGCACTCCACGACGACGGCACCCGCACCGAACAGGCCAGCACCTTCTCCACCGTGCAACCGGGCAACCTCACCAAACCGACCTTCGTGACCTCGGGCGGCAATCTCCTCACCGACGGCGGCACCTTCGGCATCGGAATCGTCATCGTCACCCACTTCGACGAGCCGATCACTGACCGCGCCGCCGCCGAGAAAACGCTGACCGTGGAAACCACCCCACCGGTGCAGGGATCCTGGCACTGGGCCGACGATCAGAACGTGCACTGGCGGCCCCAGAACTACTACACCCCCGGCACCACGGTCACCGCCCGCGCCAACGTCTACGGCGTCGACCTCGGCGGCGGACTGTTCGGTCAGGAGGATGCCGCCACCTCGTTCACCATCGGCGACGCCCACATCTCTGTCGCCGACGACATCACCAAACAGATCACCGTCACCAACAACGGGGAAGTCGTGCGCACCATGCCCACCTCGATGGGCATGGGCGGCAGCGAAACCATCAACGGGCAAACCCTGACGTTCTGGACCCAGCCCGGCATTTACACCGTCATCGACAAGGCCAACCCGGTGGTCATGGATTCCTCGACCTATGGGCTTCCGGTCAATTCGAGGCTCGGCTACAAGGAAACGATCAACTACGCCACCCGCATCAGCAACGACGGCATCTACCTCCACGAACTCGAGGACACCGTCTGGGCGCAGGGCAACACCAACGTCTCTCACGGCTGCCTGAACCTCAGCCGAGCCCACGCTCAATGGTTCTACGACTTCTCCGTCCCCGGCGACATCGTCGAAGTCCGCAACACCGGCGGGGCACCGCTCGAGTTGTGGCAGAACGGCGACTGGAGCGTGCCCTGGGATCAATGGGTCGCCGGAAGCGCGCTGGCGTGACCCCACCGTCCTGGGTGCCGCGCACCTACACCGCCTACACCGCCGTGGTGGACGGCTCGGGCGGTGAGCTGGCACCGCGCGACGGTGCCGGCCCGAGCCCCTCCGCCAGGGACACCTCCGCCAGAACCCCGCGCCGCGGGACCCGTTGGGTGCCAACTATCCTGCACGATCGCCGAGTCCTCGCCACCGTGGCGGTGCTGGCCGCGCTGGCAGTGGCCGCCGCCCTCGTTCCCCGCCCCCCGATCTCCGTGGTGCGGGACTGGGCGGAGTCGATGGGCCCGGCGTTCGTGTTGGTGTTCTTCCTGACCCAGGCGGTGCTGACGATAGCCCCGGTGCCGCGCACGGTGTTCACTCTCAGCGCCGGGCTGTTGTTCGGTCCCGCTGCCGGAGTCGCCGTCACGATCGCCGCCACGACGGTCAGCGCCGTGCTGGCACTGCTGCTGGTGCGCACGCTCGGGCGCACCGCCGTACAGGCGCGGCTCACGCACCCCGCGGTCAAGGCCATCGATGCCCGGTTGGCCCGGCGGGGATGGCTCGCGGTCGGGTCCCTGCGGCTCATCGCCCCGGCACCGTTCGCCCTGGTCAACTACTGCTCGGGGCTCTCTGCAGTGCGCCTGCTGCCCTACACCGCCGCCACCGTGGTCGGGATTCTGCCGGGCACGGTCGCGGTGGTGTTACTCGGGGACGCGTTGACCGGACAAACGAATCCGGCACTGATGGCCGTGACCGCGGTCTGCGTGGTGGCCGGGGTGGCGGGATTGCTGGTCGACACCCGCCTGCCCGTGTCACCGACTGCGTAGGTGTGACAGCTACCACAGCCATTGACTTTCAGGGCCTCCGTAACATTTACTTAGGGTGCCCTCACTCAGGGCAGGCTAAGATTCCCGCACGGTCAGCAGAGCTCACCCCCGTGGTGGTCCTGAACTGGCGGTGCAAGGACCACATGCGCCGCGTGCGGGGGCCCGGCGACTAACGACAAGGACAACTCTCGTGGCTTCTTCCACCAAGCGGCGCCTGGCCGGCGCCGGCATCATCGCCGGACTCTCCGCGCTCACACTGATCGCAAACCCCGCCATCGGTTCCGCAGCGATCACCGGTGCGGCGACCGTGACCGCGGACGCCGGTGCAGGCACGATCACCACCTCGATCACCGGACTGAACACCACCAAGCCGTTCGTCAAGTGCGAGGGCACCGTCTACAGCGCCGACGCAACGGTCCTCGACTCCACGACGAAAGTGGGCCAGAGCTTCCCGGTGACCGGTCCGACCATGGTGGCCGGTCAGGTGCTGACCAACGCGTCCGGCGTCGGCACCTCGGCTGTTTTCCCCGACGGCGAGTACCAGGTGCGCACGAAGTGCAAGGAGGAGGGCGACGTCGACTACCAGGACCCCATCGCCCCCGTGCGGGTCACTGTCAGCTCGACCACCCCGGGCGGCGGCGGCCTGGACTTCGGCCTCGACGGTCTCCTCGACCTGTTCAGCGGATTCGGTAGCTAACAGCTGGAGTGGCGGTGGCCACGTCTCCGACGTGGCCACCGCCACCGCGCTGCACCGACCGAGGTCGTGCCTCGTCGTCGACGCTCGGTCCGGCCGCTGACGGCGTCAGGATTCGGTCCACCGCACACGTTCCTCCCTTCCGGCCGGCGCGCACAAAGCCGCCAGAATCAGCGCTCCAGTTACCGGCACCTCAGACACCCACGAATATCTTCCGGTGATCAATACCTGTTGACGTAGTTGTTGTCCGTGAAGTGCTCGACAATCGTTACCTTCGCAAACCGATATGGGCGCACCTTCGTTCGACTGTCCACTGTGCTGGTGCCCGGCAGGAGGAAGTGCCTATCGCCTTTTGGTGCTTCATGGATGGTCGCCGTGCAGCAGTGGGTCACCGAGTCGGGACCGAGCCGGGTCGTTGGGCAAGGTAGCGCTCGAGGAGTTTCTTCACCACGGGCCCCGCCGTCGCCGACCCGAAACCACCGCCACGCACTAACACGGAAACGACGATTTCGGGATCATCCAAAGGCGCCACCGCGGAAAACCAGGCATTGAGACCTTCCCCAGGCGCCGACGGATCCTCCGCCGTGCCGGTCTTGGCTCCGGCCGGTACAGGCAGGTCCGCGAGCTGCCCGGCCGTGCCGGCCGCGGCCGAGGCCCGCATCCCCGCCCGCACCGGGTCGAGCCGGTCCGCGAACGGCAACGGCAAAGGCGGTGCTGGGGGAATCTGCATGGCCTCCCCCGACCCGTATTCCGCCGCGAGTTGCGGTGTGACCATCGCACCTGTGGCGATACCCGACGTCCAGCGCGCCACCTGGACCGGGGTCGCGCTGACAGTGCCTTGCCCGATGCCCATCAGCAGCGTCGACCCTGGATACCAGGTCGCCCCGATGCTTCCGACGTTCTCCGGGGTGCCGAGGAAGCCCTCGGCCTCGCCTGGAAGGTCGATCCCCGAGGGTCGGCCGACACCGAGTTGGTCGGCAACCGCGGCGATCTTCGCAGGGCCGAGGAGTTCACCGAGCTTGTAGAAGTAGACGTTGTCCGACCACTGGATCGCCTGCACCAGATTGCTCGGTCCCATCGGTTGCCAGTTCCGGAAGGTCTGCCCGCCATAGATGTAGGCGGCGCCGGTTTCGATCACCTCCTCCGGCGCCAGCACCTGAGACACGGCGTTCGCTGCCGCGACAACGATCTTGAAGGTCGAGCCCGGCGGCACCGCTGTCTGAGTGACGTGGTTGAGCATCGCGCCCGGTGCCCGCGCCTGGGCGGCGAGGGCTACCACGTCAGCTGGCGGACCATAGACATTGGTGTCGAATCCGGGCACGCTGGCCAGGGTCAACACCGCCCCCGTGCGCGCGTCCATCACGATCGCAGCGCCCAGGTCACCGCCGCTGGTGCGCACAGCCTCGGTCAGCGCATCGGTCGCGAGTTGCTGCAACCCCAGGTCGAGGTACAACCGCAGGTCATAACCGCGGACCGGGTCGACCCGCCCGCCGGTGGCCACCGGACGCCCGGACGGGTTCACATACATACACTGCTCACCATCGATGCCCCGAAGCAGCGCATCGTACTGCCGTTCGAGTCCTGCCTTACCGACTCGTGAACCGAGCGCGAGCTGCGGCCAGCGCTCCATATCATCCTGGTCGGCAACCGTGACGTGGCCCAGCACAGGGCCGAGCAGCGCCCCCTGCGGGTAATACCGCTTGCCGGACGGAGCAACGAGTACCCCCGGGAGTCGGGCATCGACGATCCGCCGAGCCCGCTCGGGCGAGACCCTACCGACCACGACCTGCAGTTCCTCGCCCCGGCTACCTAGGGTCTCGGTCAGTTGGTCGGCAGTGACGCCGAGCAGCGCAGCGAGTTCGCGGCGGGCAGCCGCGTCGTTGTCGTCGAACATCAGGTAAACCACCGACACGGTGTACTCGACGACATTGATCGCGAGCGGCACGCCGTTGCGGTCGAGGATCTGACCACGCTCGGCGGGCAGGCGAACGCAGCGCATCATCTGCGCGTCGCTCACCGCACGCAACTGCGCACCCCGATCGTTTTGCAGCTGCCAGGCAAACAGCGACATCACGACCAGGGACGCCGTCACGGTGACCGAGCCCGCCGTCACCCCCCTCGGTTTGCGGCGGCGCCTGGGCGGTGGAGCCCACAGCGGGCGCTCGACACCATCTCGGCGCACCGCGAGCACCAACCCGATACCGACGAATCCGACGATGGCCGCCGTGCCCCCGTAACTGAACAGTGGGATCGGCATCCCGGTCTGCGGCAGCAGCGACAGGCTCGCACCGATCGCAACCACAGCCTGAATTCCGAACAACCCGCCGACACCTACCGCCATCAGGGCAGCCTCCCGGGTCCTCGCAACGCGGGCGGCCAGTGCGGCGCGCCACACGATGACCAACGAGGCCACCACGACTGCCAGGCCCGCGAAGAGACCCCACCCGTACACCACACTCGCGAACGCGAGGTCGTGCTCCGATTCGGGAAGGTACTCGGCCCGCAGGCCGTACAGCGGGTCGCGCGCCAGTCCCCAGAACCCACCGCTGCCGATCGCAATGTCCGCTTGCAACTTCCCCCACCCCGCCCCGGCGGGGTCGGCACTGCTGGACAGGAACACGTGGACCCGTTCGAGCTGATAGGGGCGGAGAAAAAGAACCGCAAGGGGCAGGGCGGCGATCCCCAGCGCGAACAACGGGAGCAACGGGAGCAACGGGACCCGGGCAAGGATCAGCATCAACCCGGCGGTCGCAAGGAGCACCACGGCCGTCGACAGGTCCGGTTGCAGGGCCACGAGCGCAACCGGCACGCTCACAACCGACAGGGTCGCCACGAACCGGCCCAGGGTGTACCCACCAGCCAGCATGGTGGCAGGGACCACCACCACACCGAGCTTGACGAATTCGGACGGCTGAACGGTGAACAACCCGAAGTCCAGCCAACGTTGAGCGCCTTTGGTCTCGACCCCGACGAGCGGCACCGCCGCCAGCAGCACCGTAGCGACCACGAGTATCGCCAAGCCGAAACGTCGGAGGTCACCGAGCCGCACGCGAGATACCACCCACATCGACCCCACGCCGGCGGC
This genomic window from Rhodococcus oxybenzonivorans contains:
- a CDS encoding DUF6153 family protein, which produces MAVKALGTPTMQHLLRVAAVVAVLFSVLLMHSSPLLDHSGTPPTASGHHSGAPAHAPAHAHDGAAALMDLGAPVVLAGTGCEGTSCSAHTGLHLCMSVMTIAAALVLARWYATATTGQTAVPGLRALLRHCAGRAPPWTTPTLAQLSVLRV
- a CDS encoding L,D-transpeptidase, with product MNTRPPRRIPVLLALAILIAVLAACAPSGTGSSSPSGDANPAAPPAPTITIDPADGADTVNPADPVSVDATGGTLESVTMTNNEGRVIEGIFTPDRIAWKPGIPLGYGKTYTITAAALHDDGTRTEQASTFSTVQPGNLTKPTFVTSGGNLLTDGGTFGIGIVIVTHFDEPITDRAAAEKTLTVETTPPVQGSWHWADDQNVHWRPQNYYTPGTTVTARANVYGVDLGGGLFGQEDAATSFTIGDAHISVADDITKQITVTNNGEVVRTMPTSMGMGGSETINGQTLTFWTQPGIYTVIDKANPVVMDSSTYGLPVNSRLGYKETINYATRISNDGIYLHELEDTVWAQGNTNVSHGCLNLSRAHAQWFYDFSVPGDIVEVRNTGGAPLELWQNGDWSVPWDQWVAGSALA
- a CDS encoding TVP38/TMEM64 family protein, translating into MPTILHDRRVLATVAVLAALAVAAALVPRPPISVVRDWAESMGPAFVLVFFLTQAVLTIAPVPRTVFTLSAGLLFGPAAGVAVTIAATTVSAVLALLLVRTLGRTAVQARLTHPAVKAIDARLARRGWLAVGSLRLIAPAPFALVNYCSGLSAVRLLPYTAATVVGILPGTVAVVLLGDALTGQTNPALMAVTAVCVVAGVAGLLVDTRLPVSPTA
- a CDS encoding DUF305 domain-containing protein; its protein translation is MWSPRSTRARFALSAAAVSGVLVLAGCSDNSGGGHDMSQMSNNAASTTSSSSTTTGAVAAFNDADVMFLQMMYPHHAQAVEMANMVEGRTTNPQVLDLAKKIAAAQGPEMEQMTALLAQRGLTVPSTDASGGMSGMNHGGPSGAAEDGMSGMSGMMTPEQMTDLAGKSGADFDTAWLNMMIEHHTGAIEMAQTELADGENAEAKKMATDIIAAQQAEITTMQALLQQN
- a CDS encoding FtsW/RodA/SpoVE family cell cycle protein: MLRGKRDSDPWIVTAAVALVVLGLLNLMSIGMTASAVRQVLFAAAGVGSMWVVSRVRLGDLRRFGLAILVVATVLLAAVPLVGVETKGAQRWLDFGLFTVQPSEFVKLGVVVVPATMLAGGYTLGRFVATLSVVSVPVALVALQPDLSTAVVLLATAGLMLILARVPLLPLLPLFALGIAALPLAVLFLRPYQLERVHVFLSSSADPAGAGWGKLQADIAIGSGGFWGLARDPLYGLRAEYLPESEHDLAFASVVYGWGLFAGLAVVVASLVIVWRAALAARVARTREAALMAVGVGGLFGIQAVVAIGASLSLLPQTGMPIPLFSYGGTAAIVGFVGIGLVLAVRRDGVERPLWAPPPRRRRKPRGVTAGSVTVTASLVVMSLFAWQLQNDRGAQLRAVSDAQMMRCVRLPAERGQILDRNGVPLAINVVEYTVSVVYLMFDDNDAAARRELAALLGVTADQLTETLGSRGEELQVVVGRVSPERARRIVDARLPGVLVAPSGKRYYPQGALLGPVLGHVTVADQDDMERWPQLALGSRVGKAGLERQYDALLRGIDGEQCMYVNPSGRPVATGGRVDPVRGYDLRLYLDLGLQQLATDALTEAVRTSGGDLGAAIVMDARTGAVLTLASVPGFDTNVYGPPADVVALAAQARAPGAMLNHVTQTAVPPGSTFKIVVAAANAVSQVLAPEEVIETGAAYIYGGQTFRNWQPMGPSNLVQAIQWSDNVYFYKLGELLGPAKIAAVADQLGVGRPSGIDLPGEAEGFLGTPENVGSIGATWYPGSTLLMGIGQGTVSATPVQVARWTSGIATGAMVTPQLAAEYGSGEAMQIPPAPPLPLPFADRLDPVRAGMRASAAAGTAGQLADLPVPAGAKTGTAEDPSAPGEGLNAWFSAVAPLDDPEIVVSVLVRGGGFGSATAGPVVKKLLERYLAQRPGSVPTR